In a genomic window of Musa acuminata AAA Group cultivar baxijiao unplaced genomic scaffold, Cavendish_Baxijiao_AAA HiC_scaffold_42, whole genome shotgun sequence:
- the LOC103970463 gene encoding uncharacterized protein LOC103970463 isoform X3 has protein sequence MNDDVQLHLIAGITRTAGQRKPPVRSAVFKETGRRGKVAGSNYGGGPLSSADLKKKERELQAKEAELDKREKELKRKEEAAAQAGVVMDEKNWPPFFPIIHHDIASEIPIHLQRLQYLAFASLLGLTACLFWNVIAVTTAWIKGEGVKIWFLAIIYFISGVPGAYFLWYRPLYRAMRGILPAVDLISSKVLVGIVGRWKKILWLLRWVTAVVRHERKDEEKDHNGQDFLFRWVWLVLPRVTAQRLGHAESIYVLPRERKGCRNEAGGSTWCYEGGNMIIVFRITWFQWPLSDWKARNALDQADALHA, from the exons GAAACTGGAAGACGTGGAAAAGTAGCTGGATCAAATTATGGAGGAGGTCCACTAAGTTCAGCA GAtttgaagaaaaaggaaagagaatTACAAGCCAAGGAGGCTGAATTAGATAAGAGGGAAAAG GAACTGAAACGTAAAGAAGAGGCTGCAGCACAAG CTGGCGTTGTTATGGATGAGAAAAATTGGCCACCTTTTTTTCCTATTATTCATCATGATATTGCAAGTGAGATACCCATCCACTTGCAAAGATTGcagtatcttgcatttgcttcatTGTTAG GCTTGACAGCATGCCTCTTTTGGAATGTCATAGCAGTTACAACAGCATGGATTAAAGGGGAAG GTGTCAAGATCTGGTTCCTTGCAATCATCTACTTCATCTCTGGTGTCCCAGGTGCATATTTTTTGTGGTATCGGCCTCTTTATCGTGCCATGAG AGGTATTCTGCCAGCAGTGGATCTTATCAGCAGTAAGGTTTTGGTTGGG ATTGTGGGAAGATGGAAGAAAATACTGTGGTTATTGAGATGGGTAACAGCAGTTGTGCGGCACGAAAGGAAGGATGAAGAAAAGGATCACAATGGTCAAG ATTTTCTATTTCGTTGGGTTTGGCTTGTTCTGCCTCGAGTCACTGCTCAGCGTTTGGGTCATGCAG AAAGTATATATGTACTTCCGAGGGAGCGGAAAGGCTGCAGAAATGAAGCGGGAGGCAGCACGTGGTGCTATGAGGGCGGCAATATGATTATTGTATTTAGAATCACTTGGTTTCAATGGCCACTGTCTGATTGGAAGGCAAGAAATGCTCTTGATCAAGCTGATGCTTTGCATGCTTGA
- the LOC103970463 gene encoding secretory carrier-associated membrane protein 1 isoform X7, with amino-acid sequence MAGRYDSDPFQEEDVNPFAETGRRGKVAGSNYGGGPLSSADLKKKERELQAKEAELDKREKELKRKEEAAAQAGVVMDEKNWPPFFPIIHHDIASEIPIHLQRLQYLAFASLLGLTACLFWNVIAVTTAWIKGEGVKIWFLAIIYFISGVPGAYFLWYRPLYRAMRGILPAVDLISSKVLVGIFYFVGFGLFCLESLLSVWVMQKVYMYFRGSGKAAEMKREAARGAMRAAI; translated from the exons GAAACTGGAAGACGTGGAAAAGTAGCTGGATCAAATTATGGAGGAGGTCCACTAAGTTCAGCA GAtttgaagaaaaaggaaagagaatTACAAGCCAAGGAGGCTGAATTAGATAAGAGGGAAAAG GAACTGAAACGTAAAGAAGAGGCTGCAGCACAAG CTGGCGTTGTTATGGATGAGAAAAATTGGCCACCTTTTTTTCCTATTATTCATCATGATATTGCAAGTGAGATACCCATCCACTTGCAAAGATTGcagtatcttgcatttgcttcatTGTTAG GCTTGACAGCATGCCTCTTTTGGAATGTCATAGCAGTTACAACAGCATGGATTAAAGGGGAAG GTGTCAAGATCTGGTTCCTTGCAATCATCTACTTCATCTCTGGTGTCCCAGGTGCATATTTTTTGTGGTATCGGCCTCTTTATCGTGCCATGAG AGGTATTCTGCCAGCAGTGGATCTTATCAGCAGTAAGGTTTTGGTTGGG ATTTTCTATTTCGTTGGGTTTGGCTTGTTCTGCCTCGAGTCACTGCTCAGCGTTTGGGTCATGCAG AAAGTATATATGTACTTCCGAGGGAGCGGAAAGGCTGCAGAAATGAAGCGGGAGGCAGCACGTGGTGCTATGAGGGCGGCAATATGA
- the LOC103970463 gene encoding secretory carrier-associated membrane protein 3 isoform X1 → MNDDVQLHLIAGITRTAGQRKPPVRSAVFKETGRRGKVAGSNYGGGPLSSADLKKKERELQAKEAELDKREKELKRKEEAAAQAGVVMDEKNWPPFFPIIHHDIASEIPIHLQRLQYLAFASLLGLTACLFWNVIAVTTAWIKGEGVKIWFLAIIYFISGVPGAYFLWYRPLYRAMRTESALNFGWFFLFYLLHIVFVIYSAVAPPIIFKGKSLTGILPAVDLISSKVLVGIVGRWKKILWLLRWVTAVVRHERKDEEKDHNGQDFLFRWVWLVLPRVTAQRLGHAESIYVLPRERKGCRNEAGGSTWCYEGGNMIIVFRITWFQWPLSDWKARNALDQADALHA, encoded by the exons GAAACTGGAAGACGTGGAAAAGTAGCTGGATCAAATTATGGAGGAGGTCCACTAAGTTCAGCA GAtttgaagaaaaaggaaagagaatTACAAGCCAAGGAGGCTGAATTAGATAAGAGGGAAAAG GAACTGAAACGTAAAGAAGAGGCTGCAGCACAAG CTGGCGTTGTTATGGATGAGAAAAATTGGCCACCTTTTTTTCCTATTATTCATCATGATATTGCAAGTGAGATACCCATCCACTTGCAAAGATTGcagtatcttgcatttgcttcatTGTTAG GCTTGACAGCATGCCTCTTTTGGAATGTCATAGCAGTTACAACAGCATGGATTAAAGGGGAAG GTGTCAAGATCTGGTTCCTTGCAATCATCTACTTCATCTCTGGTGTCCCAGGTGCATATTTTTTGTGGTATCGGCCTCTTTATCGTGCCATGAG GACTGAGAGTGCTTTGAATTTTGGATGGTTTTTCCTGTTTTACTTG CTTCACATTGTTTTTGTCATATATTCTGCTGTCGCTCCTCCAATTATTTTCAAGGGAAAATCTTTAac AGGTATTCTGCCAGCAGTGGATCTTATCAGCAGTAAGGTTTTGGTTGGG ATTGTGGGAAGATGGAAGAAAATACTGTGGTTATTGAGATGGGTAACAGCAGTTGTGCGGCACGAAAGGAAGGATGAAGAAAAGGATCACAATGGTCAAG ATTTTCTATTTCGTTGGGTTTGGCTTGTTCTGCCTCGAGTCACTGCTCAGCGTTTGGGTCATGCAG AAAGTATATATGTACTTCCGAGGGAGCGGAAAGGCTGCAGAAATGAAGCGGGAGGCAGCACGTGGTGCTATGAGGGCGGCAATATGATTATTGTATTTAGAATCACTTGGTTTCAATGGCCACTGTCTGATTGGAAGGCAAGAAATGCTCTTGATCAAGCTGATGCTTTGCATGCTTGA
- the LOC103970463 gene encoding secretory carrier-associated membrane protein 2 isoform X2, which yields MAGRYDSDPFQEEDVNPFAETGRRGKVAGSNYGGGPLSSADLKKKERELQAKEAELDKREKELKRKEEAAAQAGVVMDEKNWPPFFPIIHHDIASEIPIHLQRLQYLAFASLLGLTACLFWNVIAVTTAWIKGEGVKIWFLAIIYFISGVPGAYFLWYRPLYRAMRTESALNFGWFFLFYLLHIVFVIYSAVAPPIIFKGKSLTGILPAVDLISSKVLVGIVGRWKKILWLLRWVTAVVRHERKDEEKDHNGQDFLFRWVWLVLPRVTAQRLGHAESIYVLPRERKGCRNEAGGSTWCYEGGNMIIVFRITWFQWPLSDWKARNALDQADALHA from the exons GAAACTGGAAGACGTGGAAAAGTAGCTGGATCAAATTATGGAGGAGGTCCACTAAGTTCAGCA GAtttgaagaaaaaggaaagagaatTACAAGCCAAGGAGGCTGAATTAGATAAGAGGGAAAAG GAACTGAAACGTAAAGAAGAGGCTGCAGCACAAG CTGGCGTTGTTATGGATGAGAAAAATTGGCCACCTTTTTTTCCTATTATTCATCATGATATTGCAAGTGAGATACCCATCCACTTGCAAAGATTGcagtatcttgcatttgcttcatTGTTAG GCTTGACAGCATGCCTCTTTTGGAATGTCATAGCAGTTACAACAGCATGGATTAAAGGGGAAG GTGTCAAGATCTGGTTCCTTGCAATCATCTACTTCATCTCTGGTGTCCCAGGTGCATATTTTTTGTGGTATCGGCCTCTTTATCGTGCCATGAG GACTGAGAGTGCTTTGAATTTTGGATGGTTTTTCCTGTTTTACTTG CTTCACATTGTTTTTGTCATATATTCTGCTGTCGCTCCTCCAATTATTTTCAAGGGAAAATCTTTAac AGGTATTCTGCCAGCAGTGGATCTTATCAGCAGTAAGGTTTTGGTTGGG ATTGTGGGAAGATGGAAGAAAATACTGTGGTTATTGAGATGGGTAACAGCAGTTGTGCGGCACGAAAGGAAGGATGAAGAAAAGGATCACAATGGTCAAG ATTTTCTATTTCGTTGGGTTTGGCTTGTTCTGCCTCGAGTCACTGCTCAGCGTTTGGGTCATGCAG AAAGTATATATGTACTTCCGAGGGAGCGGAAAGGCTGCAGAAATGAAGCGGGAGGCAGCACGTGGTGCTATGAGGGCGGCAATATGATTATTGTATTTAGAATCACTTGGTTTCAATGGCCACTGTCTGATTGGAAGGCAAGAAATGCTCTTGATCAAGCTGATGCTTTGCATGCTTGA
- the LOC103970463 gene encoding secretory carrier-associated membrane protein 1 isoform X5: MAGRYDSDPFQEEDVNPFAETGRRGKVAGSNYGGGPLSSADLKKKERELQAKEAELDKREKELKRKEEAAAQAGVVMDEKNWPPFFPIIHHDIASEIPIHLQRLQYLAFASLLGLTACLFWNVIAVTTAWIKGEGVKIWFLAIIYFISGVPGAYFLWYRPLYRAMRTESALNFGWFFLFYLLHIVFVIYSAVAPPIIFKGKSLTGILPAVDLISSKVLVGIFYFVGFGLFCLESLLSVWVMQKVYMYFRGSGKAAEMKREAARGAMRAAI; this comes from the exons GAAACTGGAAGACGTGGAAAAGTAGCTGGATCAAATTATGGAGGAGGTCCACTAAGTTCAGCA GAtttgaagaaaaaggaaagagaatTACAAGCCAAGGAGGCTGAATTAGATAAGAGGGAAAAG GAACTGAAACGTAAAGAAGAGGCTGCAGCACAAG CTGGCGTTGTTATGGATGAGAAAAATTGGCCACCTTTTTTTCCTATTATTCATCATGATATTGCAAGTGAGATACCCATCCACTTGCAAAGATTGcagtatcttgcatttgcttcatTGTTAG GCTTGACAGCATGCCTCTTTTGGAATGTCATAGCAGTTACAACAGCATGGATTAAAGGGGAAG GTGTCAAGATCTGGTTCCTTGCAATCATCTACTTCATCTCTGGTGTCCCAGGTGCATATTTTTTGTGGTATCGGCCTCTTTATCGTGCCATGAG GACTGAGAGTGCTTTGAATTTTGGATGGTTTTTCCTGTTTTACTTG CTTCACATTGTTTTTGTCATATATTCTGCTGTCGCTCCTCCAATTATTTTCAAGGGAAAATCTTTAac AGGTATTCTGCCAGCAGTGGATCTTATCAGCAGTAAGGTTTTGGTTGGG ATTTTCTATTTCGTTGGGTTTGGCTTGTTCTGCCTCGAGTCACTGCTCAGCGTTTGGGTCATGCAG AAAGTATATATGTACTTCCGAGGGAGCGGAAAGGCTGCAGAAATGAAGCGGGAGGCAGCACGTGGTGCTATGAGGGCGGCAATATGA